Proteins encoded within one genomic window of uncultured Draconibacterium sp.:
- the proS gene encoding proline--tRNA ligase — translation MAKELTSRSENYSQWYQDLVIKADLAENSAVRGCMVIKPYGYAIWENMQAELDRMFKETGHVNAYFPLFIPKSFFSKEADHVEGFAKECAVVTHYRLKNDEENGGVVVDPDAKLEEELIVRPTSETIIWNTYKNWIQSYRDLPILCNQWANVVRWEMRTRLFLRTAEFLWQEGHTAHATKAEAIEETEKIINVYANFAENFMAVPVIKGLKSANERFAGALETYSIEALMQDGKALQSGTSHFLGQNFAKAFDVTFATKEGKEDYVWATSWGVSTRLMGALIMAHSDDNGLVLPPRLAPFQVVIVPIYRKEEQLAAITEKVDEIIAKLKAKGISVKFDDRDTRKPGWKFAEYELKGVPVRLAMGPRDLENGTVEVARRDNLTKEVTSLDNIDEYVEKLLEDIQQNIFQKAYDFRAENTRKVDTWDEFKEVLNTKGGFISAHWDGTPETEEAIKNETKATIRCMPLEYEEEEGVCIYSGKPSKRRVLFALAY, via the coding sequence ATGGCGAAAGAATTGACCTCGCGTAGCGAGAATTATTCACAATGGTACCAGGATTTGGTAATTAAAGCAGACCTTGCTGAGAATTCAGCAGTTAGGGGATGTATGGTGATAAAGCCTTATGGCTACGCCATTTGGGAGAATATGCAGGCCGAGCTTGACCGTATGTTTAAAGAGACCGGACACGTTAATGCGTACTTCCCGCTTTTTATCCCAAAATCTTTTTTTAGTAAAGAAGCCGATCACGTTGAAGGCTTTGCAAAAGAGTGTGCAGTAGTTACTCACTATCGTTTAAAGAACGATGAGGAGAATGGCGGAGTGGTTGTTGACCCGGATGCCAAACTGGAAGAGGAACTGATTGTACGACCGACATCTGAAACCATAATCTGGAATACATATAAAAACTGGATTCAATCGTACCGCGACCTGCCAATTCTGTGTAATCAGTGGGCAAACGTAGTGCGTTGGGAAATGCGTACCCGTTTGTTTTTGCGTACTGCCGAATTTTTGTGGCAGGAAGGTCACACAGCCCACGCAACAAAAGCTGAGGCGATTGAAGAGACTGAAAAGATCATTAATGTATATGCTAATTTTGCCGAGAACTTTATGGCCGTTCCGGTTATAAAAGGGTTAAAATCGGCCAACGAGCGGTTTGCCGGTGCTTTGGAGACGTATTCTATAGAAGCACTGATGCAAGATGGAAAAGCATTGCAGTCGGGAACTTCACATTTCCTTGGTCAGAACTTTGCCAAAGCTTTTGATGTAACTTTTGCGACTAAAGAAGGCAAAGAAGATTACGTTTGGGCAACATCATGGGGAGTTTCAACCCGTTTGATGGGAGCACTTATTATGGCTCACTCTGATGATAATGGCTTGGTACTGCCTCCAAGACTGGCACCTTTCCAGGTGGTAATTGTACCAATTTACCGAAAAGAGGAACAGTTGGCAGCTATCACTGAAAAAGTGGATGAGATTATCGCCAAACTTAAAGCAAAAGGCATTTCAGTGAAATTCGACGATCGCGATACGCGTAAACCGGGATGGAAATTTGCAGAGTACGAATTAAAAGGTGTTCCTGTGCGTTTGGCAATGGGACCACGTGATTTGGAAAACGGAACAGTGGAAGTTGCCCGTCGTGACAACCTGACAAAAGAAGTTACTTCGCTTGACAATATCGACGAGTACGTAGAAAAGCTTTTGGAAGATATTCAGCAAAATATTTTCCAGAAAGCGTACGATTTCAGGGCCGAAAATACCCGAAAAGTGGATACCTGGGACGAGTTTAAAGAAGTGCTGAACACTAAAGGCGGATTTATTTCAGCACACTGGGATGGCACTCCTGAAACCGAGGAAGCCATTAAAAACGAAACCAAAGCAACTATTCGTTGTATGCCACTGGAATACGAGGAAGAAGAAGGCGTTTGTATTTACTCGGGCAAACCTTCAAAACGCAGGGTGCTATTTGCATTGGCATATTAA
- the tilS gene encoding tRNA lysidine(34) synthetase TilS — protein sequence MFDQFITNINEKQLIKPEQKVLLAVSGGIDSMVLLHLFERSGFEYGIAHCNFRLRGAESDGDEAFVHEQVEQHGTPAHFETFDTKEYASLKGISIEMAARELRYEFFERIRRENEYDYIVTAHHQDDLIETFFLNLSRKTGIRGLTGIKEKKGKLVRPLLFASREEIEKYATGNYISYREDSTNSEVVYQRNFLRHKILPMFSELNPAFKKNFMASVENLKAAYDVYEDAIGGEIQEVLTEQKEQSVISISALQNSPHPKTVLLEILSGYGFNASVVDAVYQGLETLSGKQFFSKTHRLVKDRDALFIQELTNDEDRVYYIEENDMELFTPFDISIERLDANDFKIIKEANIACIDLDKVEFPLLIRKWQQGDYFQPLGMTGFKKVSDFFIDQKMPLHEKENTWLLCSGKKIVWIIGQRLDNRFKVTDATKQVLKIQIR from the coding sequence ATGTTCGATCAATTCATTACCAACATTAACGAAAAGCAGCTGATTAAGCCGGAGCAAAAAGTATTGCTGGCGGTCAGTGGCGGGATCGACAGTATGGTGCTGCTACATTTATTCGAGCGCTCGGGGTTCGAGTATGGAATTGCCCATTGTAATTTCAGGTTACGAGGTGCCGAATCAGATGGCGACGAGGCTTTTGTGCACGAGCAGGTGGAACAACACGGGACTCCGGCACATTTCGAAACTTTCGATACAAAAGAGTACGCATCATTAAAAGGTATTTCCATTGAAATGGCTGCGCGCGAGTTGCGATATGAGTTTTTCGAACGCATCCGCAGGGAGAATGAATACGACTACATTGTTACGGCGCATCATCAGGACGATCTCATTGAGACTTTCTTTTTGAACCTGTCGCGGAAAACAGGGATTAGAGGCCTTACAGGAATAAAGGAGAAAAAGGGAAAACTGGTTCGTCCGCTGCTGTTTGCAAGTCGCGAGGAGATTGAAAAGTATGCCACCGGAAATTACATTTCATACCGCGAGGACTCGACTAACAGTGAGGTTGTTTACCAGCGTAATTTTCTTCGTCATAAAATTTTGCCAATGTTCTCAGAGTTGAATCCGGCCTTCAAAAAGAATTTTATGGCCAGTGTGGAGAATTTGAAAGCTGCATATGATGTTTACGAGGATGCCATTGGTGGAGAAATTCAGGAAGTACTGACAGAGCAAAAAGAGCAGTCGGTAATTTCCATTTCTGCTTTGCAAAACTCACCACATCCTAAAACTGTTTTATTGGAGATTCTTTCAGGCTATGGTTTTAATGCAAGCGTTGTTGATGCTGTTTATCAAGGTCTTGAAACGCTTTCGGGAAAACAATTTTTCTCGAAAACACACCGATTGGTAAAAGACCGTGATGCCTTATTCATTCAGGAGTTGACAAACGATGAAGATCGCGTTTACTACATCGAAGAGAACGATATGGAGTTATTTACCCCTTTCGATATTTCGATTGAACGTTTGGATGCCAACGATTTTAAGATTATAAAAGAGGCAAATATCGCCTGCATCGATTTGGATAAAGTAGAATTTCCGCTATTGATACGCAAATGGCAGCAAGGCGATTATTTCCAACCACTGGGTATGACAGGTTTTAAAAAGGTAAGTGACTTTTTTATCGACCAGAAAATGCCACTGCACGAAAAGGAAAACACCTGGTTGTTGTGTAGCGGTAAAAAAATTGTTTGGATAATTGGGCAGCGACTCGATAACCGTTTTAAAGTAACCGATGCCACTAAACAAGTCTTAAAAATTCAAATAAGATAG
- the pepT gene encoding peptidase T, with the protein MERVVERFINYAKQHTTSDPKSKTYPSTDRQLVFMKKLVEELKEIGLSEVEMDKYGYVTATIPANGVNDSSVVGFISHVDTSPDFSGESVEPQILENYDGCSVYLKNNVCIDPKQFPEILKYKGQDIITADGTTLLGADDKAGVAEIVSAAEQLLNLPDLKHGKIRIAFTPDEEIGKGTDYFDVKKFGADFAFTLDGGEIGELEYENFNAAAATIKVKGLSVHPGSAKAKMINALLVAHKLVAMLPPTQRPEHTEKYEGFFHLLSMNGGVEEAELQYIIRDHDKTKFEDKKRLLTDVVNLINSEYDKDIVELEMEDQYYNMREKVEPVKYIIDIAEKAMIDAGVEPKIKAIRGGTDGARLSYEGLPCPNIFAGGHNFHGPFEFVPIPSMLKSVEVILNIAQAVGKVKK; encoded by the coding sequence ATGGAAAGAGTAGTAGAACGATTTATTAATTACGCAAAACAACACACCACTTCCGATCCAAAAAGTAAAACTTACCCAAGTACCGACCGCCAGCTGGTTTTTATGAAAAAACTGGTTGAGGAGTTGAAAGAAATTGGGTTAAGCGAAGTGGAAATGGACAAATACGGTTATGTAACAGCAACTATTCCGGCTAATGGTGTTAACGACAGTTCGGTGGTTGGTTTTATTTCGCATGTTGATACCAGCCCCGATTTTTCGGGAGAAAGTGTAGAACCGCAGATTCTGGAGAATTACGATGGTTGTTCGGTTTATCTGAAAAACAATGTTTGTATCGATCCAAAACAGTTCCCGGAGATATTAAAGTACAAAGGACAAGATATCATTACTGCCGACGGAACTACTCTTTTGGGAGCTGATGATAAAGCAGGAGTTGCAGAGATCGTATCTGCTGCAGAGCAATTGTTAAATTTACCGGATTTAAAGCACGGCAAAATCCGAATTGCTTTCACTCCCGACGAAGAAATCGGTAAAGGAACCGACTATTTTGATGTGAAGAAATTTGGTGCTGACTTTGCTTTTACACTTGATGGCGGAGAGATTGGAGAGCTGGAATATGAAAACTTTAACGCCGCTGCTGCCACAATAAAAGTTAAAGGGCTTAGTGTACATCCCGGTTCGGCGAAGGCCAAAATGATTAACGCTCTTTTGGTGGCGCACAAATTAGTTGCCATGTTACCGCCAACACAGCGTCCGGAGCATACCGAAAAGTACGAAGGTTTTTTCCACCTGCTTTCGATGAACGGAGGTGTTGAAGAAGCGGAACTGCAATATATCATCCGCGACCACGACAAAACCAAATTCGAGGATAAAAAACGCCTGTTAACCGACGTCGTTAATTTGATTAATTCTGAATACGATAAAGATATTGTAGAATTGGAAATGGAAGATCAGTACTACAACATGCGCGAGAAAGTGGAGCCGGTAAAATACATAATTGATATTGCAGAGAAGGCAATGATTGATGCCGGTGTGGAACCAAAAATTAAGGCTATTCGTGGTGGTACCGACGGTGCACGACTTTCATATGAAGGATTACCTTGCCCGAATATCTTTGCTGGTGGGCATAATTTCCACGGACCTTTTGAGTTCGTCCCAATTCCTTCAATGCTGAAGTCGGTTGAAGTGATTTTGAATATTGCTCAGGCGGTAGGGAAAGTGAAAAAGTAG
- a CDS encoding ion channel encodes MDFLYRHRYEILLVSFFILLFGDLVIVADIDLFPYLVIQNVVASLMVFHNRIRKKIFFFTVIVLLVLLEVANSFFEVPNTRLVFYSTYIIYFALLSVQVYRQVLFSKEVNPGMIAAALCGFIILGLIGGFIFSIVEYAQAGSFNNIAEGIGAVSDLLYFSFITILSIGYGDITPASDIAQKAALLFGLVGYFYGVVVIGVIIGKYLAQKSE; translated from the coding sequence TTGGATTTTTTATACCGGCATCGTTACGAGATTTTATTGGTAAGTTTTTTTATTCTTTTGTTTGGCGACCTGGTTATTGTGGCCGACATAGATCTGTTCCCGTATCTTGTTATCCAGAACGTGGTGGCCAGTTTGATGGTGTTTCATAACCGGATCAGAAAGAAAATCTTTTTTTTTACGGTGATTGTGTTGCTTGTTTTACTAGAGGTTGCCAATTCGTTTTTTGAGGTGCCTAATACACGACTGGTCTTTTATTCTACTTACATTATTTATTTTGCCTTGCTTTCGGTGCAGGTGTACCGCCAGGTTTTATTTTCGAAAGAAGTGAATCCCGGTATGATTGCAGCTGCGCTTTGTGGTTTTATTATCCTTGGGCTTATTGGTGGTTTTATTTTTTCTATTGTAGAATATGCACAGGCCGGATCGTTTAATAATATTGCAGAAGGCATAGGAGCTGTATCCGACCTGTTGTACTTTAGTTTTATCACCATTTTATCTATTGGTTATGGCGATATTACTCCGGCCAGTGATATTGCGCAGAAAGCGGCATTACTATTTGGACTGGTGGGGTATTTCTACGGAGTGGTTGTTATCGGTGTTATTATTGGTAAATACCTTGCACAGAAATCGGAGTAA
- a CDS encoding VOC family protein, which translates to MQSNAVGWFEIPVSDMNRAIKFYETVLDVKLARNQMGPLDMAWFPMTDESYGSTGSLVCHPDFYKPSAEGVVIYFTARSGDLKNELSRVEEAGGKVLQPKTKISDEYGFMALLIDSEGNRIALHSRG; encoded by the coding sequence ATGCAAAGTAACGCAGTAGGCTGGTTTGAAATTCCGGTTAGCGACATGAACCGGGCCATAAAATTTTACGAAACAGTATTGGATGTAAAACTCGCACGCAACCAAATGGGACCGCTTGATATGGCATGGTTCCCGATGACAGATGAAAGTTACGGTTCCACCGGATCGCTGGTTTGCCACCCCGATTTTTATAAACCGTCTGCCGAAGGTGTTGTTATTTATTTTACAGCACGCTCGGGCGACCTAAAAAACGAACTTTCACGCGTTGAAGAAGCCGGAGGCAAAGTACTGCAACCCAAAACAAAGATTTCAGACGAATATGGTTTTATGGCATTGCTTATCGACAGCGAAGGCAATCGGATAGCCTTGCATTCAAGGGGATAG
- a CDS encoding histidine kinase has translation MNVLKVSAEVKQIDLIYTTVFHLPIVCIVYLNLKLLFPLLWERGSYFSYAAAVIAAAALGSGFYLLLFDSLIDYIFKGYYFIAYYSFWDISLFFAIYLFISSLLHLARGWFRAEELEKEKSQAELKALKSQINPHFLFNSLNSIYSMARKESKEVPEKIVQLSDLMRHIIYESDADFIALEKEVEMLQNYIDMQNLRSGKSQIVFTIVGEIQGKKIAPLLFLPFVENSFKHGMKGGANDAFVNIKVEVFGKVLNFEVENSKGQANDPLSAKYHGIGIENVKKRLEMIYPNQHKLTISDNEVRFKVLLQVQLN, from the coding sequence ATGAACGTGTTAAAAGTGTCGGCCGAAGTTAAACAGATCGATCTCATTTACACTACTGTTTTTCATTTGCCCATTGTATGTATTGTTTATCTGAATTTAAAACTGCTTTTCCCGCTTCTTTGGGAGCGTGGCAGTTATTTTAGTTACGCTGCCGCTGTAATTGCTGCTGCTGCTTTGGGCTCAGGTTTTTACCTGCTTTTGTTCGACAGCCTGATCGATTATATTTTCAAAGGATATTATTTTATTGCCTACTACAGCTTTTGGGATATTTCGCTGTTTTTTGCCATTTACCTGTTTATTTCCAGTTTATTGCATCTGGCAAGGGGATGGTTCCGTGCCGAGGAACTGGAAAAAGAAAAATCGCAGGCGGAACTAAAAGCTTTAAAATCGCAGATAAATCCACATTTTCTTTTCAATTCGTTGAACAGCATTTACAGCATGGCCCGAAAAGAGTCGAAAGAAGTGCCTGAAAAAATCGTGCAGCTAAGTGATCTAATGCGTCATATTATTTATGAATCGGATGCAGATTTTATTGCATTGGAAAAGGAAGTGGAAATGCTGCAGAATTATATCGATATGCAGAATCTTCGGTCGGGGAAAAGCCAAATTGTTTTCACTATCGTTGGCGAGATACAAGGGAAAAAGATTGCTCCCTTGTTATTTCTTCCTTTTGTAGAGAACAGCTTTAAACACGGTATGAAAGGTGGTGCAAATGATGCATTCGTAAACATCAAAGTGGAAGTGTTTGGGAAGGTTTTAAATTTCGAGGTTGAGAACAGTAAAGGACAAGCAAACGATCCGCTCTCTGCCAAATACCATGGTATTGGAATAGAAAACGTAAAAAAGCGACTGGAAATGATCTACCCCAATCAACACAAGCTGACGATTTCGGATAACGAAGTAAGATTTAAAGTACTTTTACAGGTGCAATTGAATTAG
- a CDS encoding LytTR family DNA-binding domain-containing protein produces MAKTKTLNCIIVDDEPLSQDVIRDFVEACPELELFGVCNDALEAGQLLKQKSIDLLFLDINMPKLSGIGFVKSLKEPPLFILVTAYPEFALEGFEVDAVDYLLKPVSFERFRTAVNRALERYSFREESTGQHLMVRVNKKDYRINFDEIIYLEAQGDYVRFVTETQSLMVHGRFKDFIARLPKGRFGRIHKSYVVSIAKVVYLEGNRVNMGNVKLPVSLSFKEAFITLLNA; encoded by the coding sequence ATGGCCAAAACAAAAACTTTAAACTGTATTATTGTTGACGATGAGCCTTTGTCGCAGGATGTGATTCGCGATTTTGTAGAGGCCTGTCCGGAGTTGGAGCTGTTCGGAGTTTGCAACGATGCTTTAGAAGCCGGTCAGTTGTTAAAACAGAAAAGTATCGACCTGCTTTTTTTAGATATAAACATGCCCAAATTAAGCGGAATTGGTTTTGTGAAAAGTTTAAAAGAACCTCCGCTGTTTATTTTGGTAACGGCTTATCCCGAATTTGCGCTGGAAGGTTTTGAGGTTGATGCGGTGGATTACCTGCTCAAACCGGTTTCTTTCGAACGGTTCCGAACGGCTGTAAACCGTGCACTCGAACGTTATTCCTTCCGCGAAGAGAGCACCGGGCAACATTTAATGGTTCGTGTCAATAAAAAAGATTACAGGATTAATTTCGACGAAATAATTTACCTGGAAGCGCAGGGCGATTATGTACGTTTTGTTACCGAAACCCAATCGTTGATGGTACATGGCAGATTTAAAGATTTTATTGCCCGGTTACCGAAAGGCCGATTTGGCCGCATTCATAAATCATATGTGGTTTCAATTGCTAAAGTGGTTTATTTGGAGGGGAACCGCGTAAACATGGGAAATGTAAAGCTGCCGGTAAGTTTAAGTTTTAAAGAAGCATTTATAACGCTGCTAAATGCATAG
- a CDS encoding outer membrane protein transport protein has translation MKKYFSILLLALFMPYFMQAQDLLDALRYSNIQVSGTARAGAMGNAFGALGGDFTSISINPAGLGVYRSSELTVTPKFTYGKMEGNYMNTLMEDTKYNFALNNLSYVTVIPTASRSDVGLISVNLGIGYNRLKDFNSNWLMGTSGVTSSILDSWIENANGENPYVDPSTFEFYDDLAIAQYGGTDLIYKEENSDIWQSDIQRNPYDQNIENDPVAQRKSISRTGSIDEYNFAVGLNFNHKVYLGATLGVTDIYYRESSTYEEWDDQNIIPNFESLQFDEYLRTTGTGYNFKLGVIYKPINEVRLGASIHTPTFYDLHDFYHTEMYATINYTDGTQNQEALSRLSNFDYRLHTPFRATFSGAFVIAKKGLISIDYEYVDYTSAKLRDGNFIDANQEIKDVLKSVGNIRVGGELRATNNLSLRAGYEYYPSAYKSASLGNEQFKSNDKLSIYSAGLGYRFGSFTFDLAYRLTDMEEYELPYSAPVSGIYPVPQAAKFDGLTHDVMFTMGFKF, from the coding sequence ATGAAAAAATATTTTAGCATACTCTTACTTGCCCTATTTATGCCCTATTTTATGCAGGCACAAGATTTGCTCGATGCACTTCGTTATTCCAATATTCAGGTTTCGGGAACAGCGCGTGCCGGAGCGATGGGTAATGCATTTGGAGCACTCGGTGGCGATTTTACCTCTATTAGTATAAACCCTGCCGGTTTGGGAGTTTACCGGTCTTCGGAATTAACCGTTACACCAAAATTTACATACGGCAAAATGGAAGGTAACTACATGAATACTTTGATGGAAGATACCAAGTACAACTTTGCGTTAAATAATTTAAGTTATGTAACAGTTATTCCAACAGCCTCACGCAGCGATGTTGGTTTGATCAGCGTTAATCTTGGAATTGGCTATAACCGCCTGAAAGATTTTAACAGCAACTGGCTAATGGGGACGTCTGGAGTGACAAGCTCAATTTTAGATTCATGGATAGAAAACGCCAATGGAGAAAATCCATATGTTGATCCCAGTACATTTGAATTTTATGATGATCTGGCCATTGCCCAATATGGTGGTACAGATTTAATATATAAAGAAGAAAATTCAGATATCTGGCAAAGTGATATTCAAAGAAATCCTTATGATCAGAACATCGAAAATGATCCGGTGGCACAACGCAAAAGCATTTCGCGAACAGGGTCGATAGATGAATATAACTTTGCAGTTGGTTTAAACTTTAACCACAAAGTTTATTTAGGTGCAACACTGGGCGTTACTGATATTTATTACCGCGAATCGAGCACTTACGAAGAATGGGATGATCAGAATATAATCCCAAATTTTGAAAGTTTACAATTTGACGAATACCTGAGAACAACAGGAACAGGATACAATTTCAAACTTGGGGTAATCTATAAACCTATAAACGAAGTGCGTTTGGGAGCATCAATCCACACACCTACATTCTACGACCTGCACGATTTTTACCATACCGAAATGTATGCAACAATTAATTATACTGACGGAACGCAAAACCAAGAGGCATTATCGCGTTTAAGCAATTTCGATTATCGTTTGCACACACCGTTTCGTGCAACATTTAGCGGTGCTTTTGTTATTGCCAAAAAGGGTTTAATAAGCATTGATTATGAATATGTTGATTATACTTCTGCCAAACTAAGAGATGGTAATTTTATTGATGCCAACCAGGAAATTAAGGATGTATTAAAATCAGTTGGGAACATTCGTGTTGGAGGAGAATTGCGCGCTACAAATAATTTGAGCTTGCGTGCCGGTTACGAATATTATCCAAGTGCATATAAATCAGCTTCGTTAGGAAACGAACAATTTAAATCGAACGATAAATTAAGTATTTACTCTGCTGGTTTAGGTTATCGTTTTGGCAGTTTTACTTTCGATTTGGCCTACCGCCTGACTGATATGGAGGAATATGAACTTCCATACAGTGCTCCTGTTTCAGGTATTTACCCTGTACCTCAAGCAGCTAAATTTGATGGTTTAACTCACGATGTAATGTTTACAATGGGATTTAAATTCTAG